The Caulifigura coniformis genome includes a region encoding these proteins:
- a CDS encoding NAD-dependent epimerase/dehydratase family protein, with protein MNALVTGGGGFLGRYVVEQLLAAGAKVRVYSRRRFPELEAQGVVSLAGDLRDAGRVADACQGVDTVFHTAAVPGIWGPWSLYYETNVVGTQNVIAGCVASGVARLVYTSSPSVVYDGRPHEGADESLPFPDHFSAHYPKSKALAEQAVLAANGSAGLRTIALRPHLIWGPRDNHLLPRLIQRARLGRLRQVGDGRNKVSMSYVENTAHAHLLAASALSEGRACAGKAYFINEPEPVVLWAWVNQLLAAAGLPPVRGKVPTSVAWMAGAGLEAVARLMRSKNEPIMTRFLASQLSSSHWYRIDAAARDFGYGPVVSAEEGLRRTTPDLRRWAGGG; from the coding sequence TGCACTGGTCACCGGCGGGGGCGGTTTCCTGGGCCGCTACGTCGTCGAGCAACTGCTGGCGGCGGGGGCGAAGGTCCGTGTCTATTCACGGCGACGATTCCCGGAACTCGAGGCACAAGGCGTCGTCAGCCTGGCGGGCGACCTGCGGGACGCCGGTCGAGTGGCCGACGCGTGCCAGGGGGTGGACACCGTTTTCCACACGGCTGCCGTGCCGGGAATCTGGGGGCCGTGGTCTCTGTATTACGAGACGAACGTAGTCGGCACGCAGAACGTGATCGCCGGATGCGTGGCCTCCGGGGTCGCGCGGCTGGTTTACACCAGTTCACCGAGCGTGGTTTATGACGGGCGGCCACACGAGGGGGCGGACGAGTCCCTCCCCTTTCCGGATCACTTTTCCGCGCACTACCCGAAGTCGAAGGCGCTCGCAGAACAGGCCGTTCTTGCGGCCAACGGCTCTGCGGGGCTGCGGACGATCGCCCTGCGTCCGCATCTCATCTGGGGACCGCGCGACAATCACCTCCTGCCCCGCCTGATCCAGAGGGCCCGTCTGGGGCGGCTGCGGCAGGTTGGCGACGGGCGGAACAAGGTGTCGATGTCGTACGTGGAGAACACGGCGCATGCGCACCTGCTGGCGGCGAGCGCGCTGTCGGAGGGGCGCGCGTGCGCCGGGAAGGCGTATTTCATCAACGAGCCGGAGCCCGTGGTGCTGTGGGCCTGGGTGAACCAACTGCTGGCGGCCGCCGGGCTGCCGCCGGTGCGCGGGAAGGTTCCGACTTCAGTGGCGTGGATGGCGGGCGCCGGGCTCGAAGCGGTCGCGCGGCTGATGCGTTCGAAGAACGAGCCGATCATGACCCGATTCCTGGCGTCTCAGCTGAGCTCGTCCCACTGGTACCGGATCGACGCTGCTGCCCGAGATTTCGGGTATGGACCAGTGGTCAGCGCTGAGGAGGGGCTTCGGCGGACGACGCCGGATCTTCGACGGTGGGCGGGAGGGGGGTAG
- a CDS encoding SDR family oxidoreductase, producing the protein MQVAGKVIVVTGGANGIGRALCERFVHDGAKSVIVADLDFELASSAAHELGDPASAIGCNVAIEDQVRELVTLTLAQHGRIDLFCSNAGVTVKGTECTPDHDWQRLWDVNVMSHVYAARAVLPSMLERGEGYLLQTSSAAGILTEVGSAAYSVTKHAAVSFAEWLSIKYRRRGIRVSCLCPAGVQTQFLNDEDTIHQFLATSAVTPEDVAECVVQGLLEERFLLLPHHQVQEFFAFKGEDYDRWLHNFSRIAQKLERMEQKSKKPE; encoded by the coding sequence ATGCAGGTCGCAGGGAAAGTCATCGTCGTCACGGGAGGAGCGAACGGCATCGGCCGCGCTCTCTGCGAGCGATTCGTCCACGACGGGGCGAAGTCCGTCATCGTTGCCGACCTCGACTTCGAACTGGCCTCCTCGGCAGCCCATGAACTTGGCGACCCGGCCTCGGCGATCGGCTGCAATGTGGCCATCGAAGACCAGGTCCGCGAACTGGTCACGTTGACTCTCGCTCAGCACGGCCGGATCGACCTCTTCTGCTCGAACGCCGGAGTTACGGTCAAAGGGACCGAATGTACCCCGGATCACGACTGGCAGCGCTTGTGGGACGTGAACGTGATGTCCCATGTCTACGCCGCCCGCGCCGTGCTCCCGTCCATGCTCGAGCGCGGAGAAGGCTACCTGCTGCAAACCTCGTCGGCCGCGGGCATCCTCACCGAAGTCGGTTCAGCGGCCTACTCCGTCACGAAGCACGCCGCCGTCTCGTTCGCCGAGTGGCTATCGATCAAGTATCGCCGCCGCGGAATCCGCGTCAGCTGCCTCTGCCCGGCCGGTGTCCAGACACAGTTTCTGAACGACGAAGACACGATCCACCAGTTCCTGGCAACCAGCGCCGTCACGCCCGAAGACGTCGCCGAATGCGTCGTCCAGGGACTTCTCGAGGAACGCTTCCTCCTGCTGCCGCACCATCAGGTGCAGGAGTTCTTCGCCTTCAAAGGAGAAGACTACGACCGCTGGCTCCATAACTTCTCGAGAATCGCCCAGAAGCTCGAACGGATGGAACAGAAGTCAAAAAAACCAGAATGA